The following are encoded together in the Humulus lupulus chromosome 5, drHumLupu1.1, whole genome shotgun sequence genome:
- the LOC133779411 gene encoding uncharacterized protein LOC133779411 has product MVRLTVSERQILRKKKIMALYLHWMNVLHVVQWFFKLWEKIIVHGIESSSLGRQLYILDVFVNRQIVHQIAYESDVICFDQLRMNRKAFSNLCIMLETRGGLKASKYLQVDEQVAMFLHVIAHHVKNRVIRFRFMRSGETIRKFFHNVLHSIIRLHGALLKRPEPVVENSTDERWKWFMGH; this is encoded by the exons ATGGTTCGTTTAACTGTCAGTGAGAGACAAATTTTGAGAAAGAAGAAGATCATGGCTCTTTATTTGCATTGGATGAATGTGTTGCATGTAGTGCAGTGGTTTTTCAAATTATGGGAAAAAATTATTGTACATGGTATTGAATCAAGCTCTTTGGGAAGACAATTATACATACTTGATGTTTTTGTTAATAGGCAAATTGTGCATCAAATAGCTTATGAGAGTGATGTCATTTGTTTTGATCAACTTAGGATGAATAGGAAAGCATTTAGCAATTTATGCATAATGCTTGAAACTAGGGGTGGGTTAAAAGCATCTAAATACTTGCAAGTAGATGAGCAAGTGGCCATGTTTTTACATGTAATTGCTCATCATGTGAAAAATAGAGTAATTAGATTTCGATTTATGAGATCTGGTGAGACTATTCGCAAGTTTTTTCACAATGTGTTACATTCAATCATTCGACTACATGGAGCGTTATTGAAAAGACCTGAACCGGTTGTTGAAAACTCAACAGATGAAAGGTGGAAATGGTTCATG GGGCACTAG
- the LOC133780571 gene encoding protein ALP1-like, whose product MADKQKYRTQKGEIATNVLGVCSQDMQFIYVLPGWEGSAADGRVLRDAIRRTNGLCVPNGHYYLVDGGYTNCKGFLAPYRGQCYHLNQWDDGNPPRNPQEFFNMKHSSARNVIERCFGAIKNRWAILRSPSFYPIKTQNRIILACCLLHNFIRREMPTDNTDMHPENESDSGDEEDSMDADGSIRSIEASEGWKTFRNHLALEMYNEWKEHRRAS is encoded by the exons ATGGCTGATAAACAAAAATATCGTACTCAAAAAGGTGAAATAGCTACAAATGTCTTAGGTGTATGCTCCCAAGACATGCAATTCATATATGTGTTACCTGGATGGGAAGGCTCTGCAGCAGATGGTAGAGTTTTACGTGATGCCATACGTAGAACAAATGGTTTGTGTGTTCCAAATG gtcATTATTACCTTGTAGATGGTGGATATACTAATTGTAAGGGATTTCTTGCTCCATATCGAGGCCAATGCTATCACCTCAACCAATGGGACGATGGGAATCCTCCCAGAAATCCACAAGAGTTTTTTAATATGAAGCACTCATCTGCTAGGAATGTCATTGAGAGATGTTTTGGTGCAATTAAGAATCGATGGGCAATTCTTAGGAGTCCATCATTCTATCCAATAAAGACTCAAAACCGAATCATTTTAGCATGTTGTTTGCTTCACAATTTTATTAGGAGAGAAATGCCTACTGATAATACTGATATGCATCCAGAGAATGAGAGTGATAGTGGAGACGAAGAAGATAGCATGGATGCTGATGGATCCATAAGAAGTATTGAAGCTTCTGAAGGGTGGAAAACATTTAGAAATCATTTAGCACTTGAGATGTATAACGAATGGAAAGAACATAGGAGAGCAAGctag
- the LOC133779412 gene encoding uncharacterized protein At2g29880-like — translation MKLKERMPACDIQAKPHIESRMKTLKTHFQVVHEMLTGPFCSGFGWDNDRKTVTAEKSVWESYLQSHKEAAPFKIKSFPWYDDLCMVFGKDRATGKNAETAADVVEELQTEEENTTLGEDDFNYANNMDEVPSMSVSDATRGAQSHTQSDGSSKKKRKTVNHEELSDALTQSACIIAREIEKASIRLSKAIGEDINEKHMQLEKELERTTTLTTAQRHKVARMIMQDNALVSYFFCVPDNEKDEWVTLLLDGSL, via the exons ATGAAATTAAAGGAGCGGATGCCTGCATGTGATATACAAGCTAAGCCACACATTGAGTCTAGAATGAAGACTTTGAAGACTCATTTTCAAGTGGTTCATGAAATGTTGACTGGACCATTTTGTAGCGGATTTGGGTGGGACAACGACAGAAAAACTGTTACTGCAGAAAAGTCAGTGTGGGAATCATATTTGCAG AGTCACAAAGAAGCAGCCCCCTTCAAGATCAAGTCATTCCCTTGGTATGATGACTTATGTATGGTTTTTGGCAAGGATCGTGCAACTGGAAAAAATGCGGAGACTGCAGCAGATGTTGTTGAAGAACTTCAAACTGAAGAAGAAAACACTACTCTTGGAGAAGATGATTTCAACTATGCTAACAATATGGATGAAGTGCCATCTATGTCTGTTTCAGATGCAACAAGAGGTGCTCAATCTCACACTCAATCAGATGGGtcttcaaagaagaaaaggaaaactgTAAATCATGAAGAACTTTCAGATGCACTCACACAATCAGCTTGTATTATCGCAAGAGAAATTGAAAAAGCTTCTATTCGTTTGAGTAAAGCTATTGGTGAAGACATAAATGAAAAGCATATGCAACTTGAGAAAGAGTTAGAAAGGACCACTACACTTACCACAGCTCAACGTCATAAGGTAGCTCGCATGATTATGCAAGATAATGCTCTGGTTTCTTACTTTTTCTGTGTCCCAGATAATGAGAAGGATGAATGGGTGACACTTCTTCTTGATGGTTCTCTCTAA
- the LOC133777606 gene encoding probable plastid-lipid-associated protein 11, chloroplastic: MAACLFLLPTIPCKPRIPTNSYIPKIACSSLATQSKLAKQDLLNLISDQDRGLKTQTNSTKRASIVKAVDALAVLGTDTVTTGSLLSATWRLLWTTEKEQLFIIEKAYLFGTQAGDVLQVIDAEKKVLNNVITFPPHGVFYVRSNIEIASKQRVNFRFTSAVLRGENWEIPLPPFGQGWFDTVYLDDEIRVVKDIRGDYLVVDRAPYNWKE; encoded by the exons ATGGCCGCGTGCTTATTCCTCCTCCCCACCATTCCCTGCAAACCCCGAATACCCACAAACTCTTACATCCCTAAGATCGCCTGCTCCTCCCTCGCAACCCAATCGAAGCTCGCAAAGCAAGACCTTCTCAACCTCATCTCTGACCAGGACCGAGGCCTCAAGACCCAGACCAACTCAACCAAGCGAGCATCCATCGTCAAGGCCGTCGACGCCTTGGCTGTTCTGGGAACGGATACCGTCACCACCGGGAGTTTGCTCTCGGCGACTTGGAGACTGCTCTGGACCACGGAGAAAGAACAGCTTTTCATTATTGAGAAGGCCTACTTGTTTGGCACCCAAGCCGGTGACGTATTGCAGGTCATCGACGCTGAGAAGAAGGTCCTCAACAACGTCATTACTTTTCCTCCTCATGGGGTTTTCTATGTTCGGTCCAATATTGAAATTGCTTCCAAGCAGAGAGTGAATTTTAG ATTTACAAGTGCGGTTTTGCGTGGGGAAAACTGGGAGATTCCGTTGCCCCCATTTGGACAGGGCTG GTTTGACACTGTATATTTGGATGATGAAATTCGCGTCGTAAAAGATATTAGGGGAGACTACTTAGTTGTAGATCGAGCTCCTTATAATTGGAAAGAATGA